DNA from Elaeis guineensis isolate ETL-2024a chromosome 2, EG11, whole genome shotgun sequence:
gtaattttcttcatatatgatttttatatttgattagggttatgaagagatgattgtctgcaaatgatatcaagtagaatattttgttaaagaaattcataaatcaaagaagaacattgatttttgtgcttggatcaatcaccgataagggtaagaatccctatacatgatcaccattatatatatgctattttattgttggtcttgcattattggttttgcaccgtcggatttgagatcggtgaatttattatacctgagatactgttatttgattttgagcatgagtatgttatgtcaatatatatgtatcagagattgatgacatgattatatggatatgacatatctgaattgatcataatacactacaagaaatttgattttttgcgatgaaattttagcgatgaaatttatttcgtcgcaaataattaagcttttgcaacgaaatttaaatttcatccccaaaaattaggtatttgcgacgaaaaaaattgcgttgcaaaaagttatatcttttgcaacgaaatttttatttttgttgctagaagttgatttttagcgacgaactttttttttcattataaaaaataattttttttgcgatgaaatattttttttcgtagttaaaattttttttttgcgataaaaaaaattttatcgcaaaaaaattatattatttacgaCGAAATTGATATTTCGTTGCTAAAAAGAAAGGCTTTTACGatcaatattatttatatttagcgacgaaactattgcgtcgctaaattttattttattaaaaaaatttgaatattttacgacaaaaatttaaatttcgttgctagaattgatctttagcgacgaaagttttttcatcgcaaaaaattattttttttggcgacggaaaaatttttcgttgctaaatttttttttttcgacgaAAATAATTACAtcgcaaaaaatttgattttatgcgatgaaatatttttttcgttgCGAGAAACTTGATTTTACGATCATTTgcgatgaaattaaattttcgttgcaaaaaattaatcatttgcgacgaaaaaatttttgttgcaaaaaatatatttttttacgacagaatatttaattttagcaacgaatgtatttcgttgctaaatattttttaattaaaaaaaaacctttgatattctgccCTAATTGAAAATAACCCTGTTgatttctccctccccgatctccgccGCGGTCATCCAAATTTTCTCCCTCCCTGATCTCCGGCGACAGTCCTCCTTCCCCGGTCGCCGGTCATCCTTCCCGGTAagtcctctccctccccgccaccatcctctctctctctccctccccaccgccgtcgagccctccctccctgCCACCGTCGCCGCTTGAGCCCGCCCcccgtcgctgatcgagcccacctcccagcgcgccggccatctccctcccgcctcaccaccctctcctccgcgcaccgaatcctccctcttctctgcctccttccctccggttccctccaatccctcgaaaccctaaccctcgaatccataaaatgaaggtggcggccacctctcctccctccctttcctcctccttTCATACTTTCCTCCTATTCTTCCTCGCCGGCCGCTGCCGAAATGACtacctcctcctcttctcctctacCCTTCATGGCGGAGTACCTGATGGATCATCTGGGCTACTCCAAGGATAAGGCCCTCGTCGCCTCCAAATCCCTCCTCCACATCACCACCCCCGACAAGCCTGACGccgtcctcgccttcctccatcGCCACGCCGGCCTCTCCCCCCGCCAGCTCCACGCCTTCGTCCGCCGCCGCCCTACTGTCCTCGCCACCAACGTCCCCTCCAATCTCCTCCCCAAGCTCAAGCTCCTCGAGCGCCTCCTACCCTCTCTCGTCCCCCGCCACCGCCTGCCGCTTCGGCCTCCCATCCCCCGTCGTCGCCTACCGCTTCGGCCTCCCGTCCCCCGCCGCCGCAGCGTCTGCAAGGCAGTCACCGCTGGTCGACCCATCCATCCCCTGTCTCtctccctcattttctttctcagtctCTTACCTGAGAAAGAGTTGAAGGTCGATCCCTTAACTGGCTTgtctgataaaaaaaataaattttttttaataataatatattagttgtagcataacaaatttataagccttagaatttccattcgaggatagcgtgcataaaccaatatttttttttatgaaaaaatattggtgctttacacactattctcgaattgtcctcatggacagtttgggcacgtgaataaatttaatattgcaacacatgtgcttctatatcgcagagttttgtcggtattttcgatcatgttctctggatacatagcacaattttaatgcttgtgtatctggagaactgcatcgaaatgctgtcgaaatttttttggtatacaagacatgtattgcaatattaaattcttacgttcctgaatagaataggaccatcaccctataggtaggagatataaggcgttagtcaactattattacataaaattgattgtatagtttgcatcataaatatgtaggtatggatcgtggttggatgtcattgcgtgataagttctgtcccgagtatattacgggtgtgatgacttttatgaatgtggcatccaatcatactagagaagatgggaaagctcgttgtccatgtcgtcgatgtaggaatttattttggtgtaccttatcggacattcagaatcatttatacgaacatggtatagatgtgacttacaagagatggacttgtcatggtgaagatttgccgactagcttgaacatgttgtccaggagtcccataaatccatcgtcagtcggtggatcatgcagtcgtgaaagacaaacacttggtgaagaagatagagaaattttagaggatcttcatccaaaattatttgaagtaaatgtagaagcgagagcagaacatcagcattccattccgagacaagaagctgaagaggacagtaatatatctataaatgatagattcgagcgtctattaagagatgcacaaagtgatgtttatcctggttgtaagaagtactctctgttgtccgccgtaataaagttattacacatgaagacacttggtaagtggtcaaacaactcgtttaattggttgctcaaatttttgaaggacttactgccagagggagagttacttccgtcaagtcattatgaagccaaaaaattattgaaaggactcggtttgggagtcgatgacttgggcctacgctgtgaaaagatacatgcatgtccgaatgattgtgttctgttttggaaggataaacaagatctacaagcatgtccaatttgtcattcaagcagatggaaagaaagtcgtggtaaggataagaagaaaaagaaaataccatgcaagattttgtggtactttccgattacaccacgattgcgtcgattgttcatgtcgaggcatactgcttgtgacatgcgatggcataaggaggtaaataatatggacgatgatgtcatgagacatccatcagatggagatgcgtggaaacattttgatcgtgaacatccatggtttgcagctgattcacgaaataTCATGCTAGGGTTGGCAATagacggatttaatccatatggtaatcttagtactgcttatagtatgtggcctgttatggtatttccttataatttaccactatggaagtgcatgaaatcaccttttaatctattggccttATTGATCCTGGGTCTccgtgcccctggaagagacatagacatatttttagagccattgatcgaagagttacaatatttgtgggaagaaggatgcgaaacatatgatcatgttgtaggaggcatctttcgtatgcatgcagcactgctttggacagttaatgattttcctgcatatggcgatatttctggatggtgtacaaaagggtataaagcatgcccaacttgtaacgatgatattacatcggaccgtATTCGTGAAAAGATTTGTTTTACCGACCATCGACATTTCTTGCCAGATGAttatagatggaggagaagtcttaagttcaatggcaagcatgaacgacgtgcgcagccaagattctggtctacggacaatattttaaatcagttacccaacccacaggatgtcatatttggtaagggtctggccagccaagtaggagtgcgaacaagtatcgaaaattggagaaaaaagagcaagttgtttgatcttccatattggaaaatgcttcttctttgacataatcttgacgtcatgcatattgaaaagaatatatttgataatgtattttataccattctcaatatcgaaggaagaacgaaggataccgtgaaggctcgtcttgacttagaggatatgtggattagaaaggaattacatttgattcgacgaggggataggctggtgaagccattggcatgttatacactgaatcgaagagagagaaatcaatttctttcatatttgagatcagtgaggtttTCTGATGGATATGCCTCAAACTTGAAATGGTGCATCAAGTCAAAAGATGGgaagatcgtcgggatgaaaagtcatgattgtcatgtacttctacagcatgtgctcccagttggtttgcaCGGATTGTTGtcggataatgtgtgtgatgcgttacttgatctggaaacttattttcgggacttatgtgcgaagacattgagacgaagtcagatcgacatattggagaagaagattatcattactctctgtaagctcgagatgatattccctcccgccttctttgatatcatggtgcatctttctgttcatcttccacatgaggctagattgggtgggccagtacatacaagatggatgtacccaattgaaaggtaattgcatgatattgtaatatttattattcattattgtattcttattatatgtgatatcaattgataatttattgaatagggagatgcgtgaatacaagagtgccgtcactaacaaagcacagcctgaaggttcaatagcagaggcacatgctatgaatgaatgtctgacattctgctctatgtaccttcgacGAGTGGAGATCAAATTTATAAGGCCACAATGGAATATCGATGTTGATgagattctgaccgatggattgtccgtgttctccaatgttgcccgaccatatggtaaaaaagattttcgaatgttgacaccacaagaaacggatgacatgcattggtatgtgctaaacaattgcgaggaggtagaaacgtacatgatgtgagtatatacatttaatttttatttgttgatatatcaatgaatgtacgtggactctaaattaaaatatacatggtattactgtatcacttcagagaacacgaaagtgagctcagaagaagtaatcctacattagcaacggcacgacataggaatcaattcgcatcatggtttaacgaacgggtaagttatgttcatgttcatccataattaaaagtttgtttatatagtattttttttgtcaaatttaacctgcttattgttcttttaattgtagatagctcagctacgtatagacaatcctaactgtatcagtaatgacttagttgcacttgcacgaaaacctgacagacgtgtatcagtatattcagcatgcatagtcaatggtgtgcgattcttaatggaagatcgcgatcgtgatcgaaccacacagaattgtggaataagcgtggagggcgagcacaagggtgaaataatagatttttttggtgttctgcatgaggttatagagttgagatatagtggtcttcgacggattatgttattcaagtgtcgatggtatgacttaggatgacacaggccaattgttatagatcctcaactcgtcagtgtccacactggtcatgtatggtatgaaagtgatccttatatttttgcaaagcaagcaagactagtgtggtatattgatgataacaaaatgaaagagccttggcgagttgcaataagggctcagcataggtatttgtttgatcctgcacttttcacatgcccgaacgatgaacatcttgagaatgaagtctgtgcaattattgaaaatgaagcatatcaaatgcaagcaccagataacatattagtgccagatgatacgattgacataggacaattacaaagagacgactatgaacctgaggatgtttctgttgttggatcgtcgataagggcatggacacgagcacgatccaataatgacttcattaacgacgatgatgatagcacttcagggtcgaagtcttctatgactcccgtcgaagatgactatatagacacgagttcagaatctgagaacaataattaatatgaataagtaattcaatttatttttttttattatatcatgtaatacttgagtttttttgattacgtactgatttaaattattttaatcattgcagcatcatgactggtcctggacgtagacattcacggggtaggcagcaggctccgcttgatgatacacatcctcactttagcattttgcatgatgagtcagagaatttagatgagactcagctacccgagtccacagagcagactagtgctcagccagagcttgcccagccgGAGGTCATGGTACCGCAGTatcatccccttacaggtacatctctatcaatttataaaccatatatttttttttgttatatgcatttagtgatacatgatatatgttcatttcaccaatttttacatgtgggaacacagcatcgacgtgcagtgcgtggtcctagtaggggtcttgttttggaaaaatatgtgcatacacacaatgaaaaatCGAAGATACAGATATTTTgagatcatccggttggcacagaggctagtatcatcgcaaatgagatcagtttgtatatgtggaatcatttttcgtgggctgctgaaagtttcaagcatgtagctcctcgataccgtgatgctctagtctctcacatcaaggtaagaattaaatttggatgtcttgcatatcattacatgatccatattatttttggttatataaataatttttttattatatgaataatttcatgtatttgctttttggtatgattactgtgtaagataatattgacttcgaggattgcactgacgaagaaatgacggcatgtattctcaaaatggatgcaaatagatacagagatcggcgatgtaggcttcataaatactacaatgagctgcaggcgaaggggattgatcttgtgacccagccatacagaaattgggctgggtctagtgatgattggcggtggttatgtgagcattttggaagtgaggcatttcaggtatgtctagtgtttcaagtttttttaattttgttatgtcctttattggttataattgtatgtattttgtagcgacgatcggaggcgaataaggtgaataggagtaagattgattctattcacacgcaaggaagtgcctcttttgcacagggaatgaagaggatggtacgtaactacatttacaatcatactttgtaacttcttattaaatatttatattattttgatatcttttttttcttttttttttgtttgaacagggactatccggagtcgacgcctatgctaaattctatcaaaacaagagtggcgagttcgtgaccgaggagacgaggcagcgtcatgtaagtatcattactctacattttgaatacttttaaagagtttaaaaaaaaattatgattttatttggtttattgtgaaggaaaaaatgttagaattgagagagcaggcgacgagggaggtgggatctgacggtgatactggatcgcagcaggtttgtttgatgacagatgatacgattttggatatcgtcctcgggcggcagctaggatctggtcatagcatgcggtccaaaaaatcacgTAGTTCGTCATCTggccggtctgatgatgcatcggtgccagaggcagttaggacatccatgagcatgatgcaagatcagattagttactggatgaatcgtagtcagacgctcgagaggatcgtagctgcgatggcgggatggctcggtattgatgcttctgagttagcacctctacagtcacatgatgccgcctctgcaccaccatcgcgacatatatcgggtcagggatcgacgcctggagaagagaacgaggccaacgagtcagatcatacctagtttgtagttattttaaatttaaaatggtgtatggacttatatttttgtatatgacaaagatggttatgaaactttttgatacttggaattggtcttttgacttagaatatttttattgtgttaatatactgtttatttaaaatatatttgatcagataatttgtatttgagcaggttttttttgaaaataaataaaaattttattttttatccaaaatttattttagtgatgaaatattaatttcatcgcaaaaaatttgtgaacccaaaaaagtaaaacttttattattcattgtgacgaaattttttatttcgttgctatttttgcgacgaaaaaatagtttcgtcgctaaaaattttaactttttacgatgatatttttatttcatcgcaattatggcgatgaatttttttatttcgtcgcccttctagcgatgaaattattatttcgtcaccattatagcgatgaaaatttttttcgtaacaattatagcaacgaatatttttttaatcgtaattattgcgacgaaattatttcgttgctatttttgcgatgaaaaaatagtttcgtcgctaaaaattttatctttttgcgatgaaatttttatttcatcgtaattatGGCGacgtatttttttatttcattgcaattatggcgatgaatttttttatttcgtcgcccttctagcgacgaaatttttttttcgtcgccattatagcgatgaattttttttttcatcgcaattatagcaacgaacatttttttcgtcgcaaaaattacgataaaatttttgcgacaaatttttttgcgatgaaatccgtcgctaagttttacgacgaattttattttcatcgcaaaaaataagagaatatatttttttaatcacaatatttagcgatgaaattatttttcattgtaattt
Protein-coding regions in this window:
- the LOC140855588 gene encoding uncharacterized protein produces the protein MTTSSSSPLPFMAEYLMDHLGYSKDKALVASKSLLHITTPDKPDAVLAFLHRHAGLSPRQLHAFVRRRPTVLATNVPSNLLPKLKLLERLLPSLVPRHRLPLRPPIPRRRLPLRPPVPRRRSVCKAVTAEARAEHQHSIPRQEAEEDSNISINDRFERLLRDAQSDVYPGCKKYSLLSAVIKLLHMKTLGKWSNNSFNWLLKFLKDLLPEGELLPSSHYEAKKLLKGLGLGVDDLGLRCEKIHACPNDCVLFWKDKQDLQACPICHSSRWKESRGKDKKKKKIPCKILWYFPITPRLRRLFMSRHTACDMRWHKEVNNMDDDVMRHPSDGDAWKHFDREHPWFAADSRNIMLGLAIDGFNPYGNLSTAYSMWPVMVFPYNLPLWKCMKSPFNLLALLILGLRAPGRDIDIFLEPLIEELQYLWEEGCETYDHVVGGIFRMHAALLWTVNDFPAYGDISGWCTKGYKACPTCNDDITSDRIREKICFTDHRHFLPDDYRWRRSLKFNGKHERRAQPRFCWFARIVVG